A genome region from Triplophysa rosa linkage group LG24, Trosa_1v2, whole genome shotgun sequence includes the following:
- the LOC130547611 gene encoding uncharacterized protein LOC130547611: MAFNTPSGHYEYLVLPFGLTNAPAVFQGLVNDVLGDMINRFVFVYLDDILIFSQSLQEHTRHVRRVLQRLLENQLFVKAEKCEFHSDTVSFLGHVVSPRGIEPDVAKIKAVAMWAVPDSRKALQRFLGFANFYRRFIRGFGQVAAPLTALTSTKGGPRVPGMGNREAGRGGRSLGANTREVSGGSSFCSRLAASEGSPVVSFVQAGRPSRNQGNPGFCGSAVLVAVGLQQCQTDCVGLPCLCAKQDRPPSSHGSASSPSHPFPAMVPHRPGFCDWPSPVEWTHCNSHSGGPILQGGPFHPSSQAPIRPRDVSTDGGPRLPPTWPSGGRRVR, translated from the coding sequence ATGGCTTTCAACACACCATCGGGACATTACGAGTACTTGGTTCTTCCCTTTGGGCTGACCAATGCTCCcgccgtcttccagggcctcgtTAACGACGTGCTGGGCGACATGATTAATcgctttgtctttgtgtacctggatgacattttgattttttcccAGTCTCTCCAGGAACATACCCGACATGTCAGGAGGGTCCTCCAACGTCTATTGGAGAATCAACTATTCgttaaggcggagaagtgcgaattccactcCGATACGGTTTCGTTCCTTGGTCACGTGGTCTCACCCCGGGGCATAGAACCGGACGTCGCTAAGATCAAGGCTGTCGCCATGTGGGCAGTTCCCGACTCTCGTAAAGCACTGCAGCGGTTCCTGGGGTTCGCCAACTTTTACAGGCGATTCATCCGGGGCTTTGGCCAAGTGGCCGCACCGCTCACCgcgttgacctccaccaaggggGGACCTCGGGTCCCTGGCATGGGGAATCGAGAGGCGGGTAGAGGAGGCCGGTCGCTGGGTGCAAATACCAGGGAAGTGTCCGGCGGGTCGTCTTTTTGTTCCCGTCTCGCTGCGTCCGAAGGTTCTCCAGTGGTGTCATTCGTCCAGGCTGGTCGGCCATCCAGGAATCAAGGGAACCCTGGCTTCTGTGGGtcagcggttttggtggccgtcGGTCTCCAACAATGTCAGACAGATTGTGTTGGCTTACCCTGTCTGTGCGCAAAGCAAGACCGCCCGCCATCCTCCCACGGGTCTGCTTCGTCCCCTTCCCACCCCTTCCCGGCCATGGTCCCACATCGCCCTGGATTTTGTGACTGGCCTTCCCCTGTCGAGTGGACACACTGTAATTCTCACAGTGGTGGACCGATTCTCCAAGGCGGCCCATTTCATCCCTCTTCCCAAGCTCCCATCCGCCCGAGAGATGtctcaactgatggtggaccacgtcttccgccTACATGGCCTTCCGGTGGAcgtcgtgtccgatag